A part of Verrucomicrobiota bacterium genomic DNA contains:
- a CDS encoding nucleotidyl transferase AbiEii/AbiGii toxin family protein — MDLHLSTLPKSQQTLWGELDQVPTDFVLYGGTALALRIGHRISVDFDFFNASPFEPDELIARIPFAKGSEILQSSANALTILVDRGAPVKVSFFGGLGFGRMEDPESAADNNVAIASVIDVFASKLKTILQRSEAKDYIDIAAILASGVSLEKGLGAARALYGEGMNTLLPLKALCYFGDGDLETLSLEVREQLVAAVAGLGEIPGMVRRSGKLIG, encoded by the coding sequence ATGGATCTTCATCTTTCGACTCTACCCAAGTCCCAGCAGACGCTCTGGGGGGAACTGGATCAGGTGCCGACCGATTTTGTACTCTACGGCGGGACGGCGTTGGCTCTGCGCATCGGTCACAGAATCTCGGTCGACTTCGACTTCTTCAACGCATCGCCTTTCGAGCCCGATGAGTTGATCGCCCGGATACCCTTCGCCAAGGGATCCGAAATTCTCCAGAGCAGCGCCAATGCTCTGACGATCCTGGTGGATCGCGGGGCACCGGTGAAGGTCTCGTTCTTCGGCGGGCTTGGATTCGGCCGCATGGAGGATCCTGAGTCCGCCGCCGATAATAATGTGGCGATCGCCTCGGTGATCGATGTCTTCGCCAGCAAGCTCAAGACGATCCTTCAGCGTTCGGAGGCAAAGGACTACATCGATATCGCAGCGATCCTCGCTTCGGGAGTGTCCCTCGAGAAGGGACTCGGCGCGGCCCGGGCTCTCTATGGTGAGGGGATGAACACGCTCCTCCCCCTCAAGGCGCTCTGCTACTTCGGGGACGGGGATCTGGAGACTCTCAGCCTAGAGGTTCGGGAGCAACTCGTTGCCGCGGTCGCCGGGTTGGGAGAGATCCCCGGTATGGTACGCCGTTCAGGAAAATTGATCGGCTGA
- a CDS encoding EVE domain-containing protein, whose product MRFLLDTNILIPLEDSSHVLKTGLANFVRLANENGHQLVHHPASETDFRRDTDPKRLKQNLDRIKQYPRLDRAPASPWNTPETNPNDAADNEILYALKCSAVHALVTEDQGIHEKAKKYGLVEQVYTIQTAEDLLRRLHSKVAVELPNIEEVPLYSLTPLLETDFFTSLRAGYPTFDNWFHAKAKDGNRAWVSWEDSGRIGALCIYAQQDDEVITAEGMRLPGAALKLCTFKVGESVRGRKIGELFLKAAFRYATANKIQNIFIHGDVEQHHFLFEMLQDFGFSRVGSHAGSNGRDAVYIKQHPVLPPSEAIDAFIYLKKYFPHFRSDASIGKFIVPILPRFHNILFPDYNQKNQQLDFFTQDNSAGNAIKLAYLCNSPTKTMSPGDIVLFYRSKDEQAVTSLGVVETYNTLQDADAIASKVRRRTVYKMEEIKLMACKETRVMLFRLIQHFEHQAPLDWLISNCVLKKSPQSITKISDESLNLIMKYGK is encoded by the coding sequence ATGCGCTTTCTTCTCGATACGAATATACTTATTCCCCTTGAGGACTCGAGTCATGTGTTGAAAACAGGTCTGGCTAACTTTGTGCGTTTGGCAAACGAAAATGGGCATCAACTAGTCCATCACCCTGCATCTGAAACTGATTTTAGACGCGATACTGATCCGAAGCGGCTGAAGCAGAATCTGGATCGCATCAAACAATACCCTCGGCTTGACCGTGCCCCCGCCTCTCCCTGGAATACACCAGAGACAAATCCAAACGATGCAGCGGACAATGAGATACTCTACGCCTTAAAATGCTCTGCAGTTCATGCCCTGGTAACAGAGGATCAGGGAATTCACGAGAAGGCCAAAAAATATGGGCTGGTCGAACAGGTTTACACTATCCAGACGGCGGAGGATTTACTTCGGCGTCTACACTCAAAAGTCGCTGTCGAGCTTCCAAACATTGAGGAAGTCCCTCTTTATTCGCTTACTCCACTCCTTGAAACGGATTTCTTTACTAGCTTAAGAGCAGGATACCCAACATTTGACAACTGGTTTCATGCCAAAGCCAAAGATGGGAATAGGGCCTGGGTTTCGTGGGAGGACTCAGGTCGTATTGGAGCGCTTTGTATTTATGCACAGCAGGACGATGAGGTCATTACAGCTGAGGGAATGAGGTTGCCGGGTGCAGCTCTCAAGTTATGTACCTTCAAAGTGGGAGAATCAGTGCGAGGACGGAAGATCGGGGAGCTATTTTTAAAGGCAGCGTTTCGTTATGCAACTGCTAATAAGATACAAAATATCTTCATCCATGGAGATGTCGAACAACATCACTTCCTTTTTGAAATGCTGCAAGATTTCGGCTTTTCTCGAGTTGGAAGCCATGCCGGTTCTAATGGGAGAGACGCAGTTTATATAAAGCAGCATCCGGTGCTGCCACCTAGTGAAGCGATCGATGCTTTCATTTACCTAAAGAAATACTTCCCGCATTTCCGATCAGATGCATCTATAGGAAAATTTATCGTACCTATACTACCTAGATTTCACAATATACTGTTCCCAGACTATAATCAGAAAAATCAACAATTAGATTTCTTCACTCAAGATAATTCTGCAGGAAATGCAATTAAGTTAGCTTATTTATGCAATTCTCCAACAAAGACAATGTCTCCTGGAGATATCGTATTGTTTTATCGCTCTAAAGATGAACAAGCAGTAACAAGTCTAGGTGTAGTCGAAACGTATAATACGCTTCAAGACGCAGATGCAATCGCCAGCAAAGTAAGGCGACGGACTGTCTATAAGATGGAAGAAATAAAGTTAATGGCATGTAAAGAGACAAGAGTTATGCTTTTCCGTTTAATTCAGCACTTCGAACATCAAGCACCACTCGATTGGCTCATAAGCAATTGTGTTTTAAAGAAGTCCCCTCAAAGCATCACTAAAATCTCAGATGAATCACTTAATCTAATAATGAAATATGGAAAGTAG
- the umuD gene encoding translesion error-prone DNA polymerase V autoproteolytic subunit: MSLSTPVPFEKRTSLKLPLVSASVEAGFPSPADDHLERGIDLNEELIRNPAATFLVRVKGESMRDAGIHTGDTLIVDKSVTPTDRQIVVAMIDGEFTVKRFRKVNGRITLEAANDSFAPIEVGENQELTIWGSVTYIIHQAK, translated from the coding sequence ATGTCTCTCTCCACACCCGTCCCTTTTGAAAAGCGCACAAGCCTGAAGCTCCCGCTGGTTTCTGCGTCCGTGGAGGCAGGCTTTCCATCCCCAGCAGACGACCACCTCGAGCGGGGGATCGACCTTAACGAGGAACTGATCCGCAATCCTGCCGCAACTTTCCTTGTCCGTGTCAAAGGGGAATCGATGCGTGATGCTGGAATCCATACAGGAGATACCCTGATCGTCGATAAGTCAGTCACCCCAACTGACCGTCAGATCGTGGTGGCCATGATCGACGGGGAATTCACCGTGAAACGGTTCCGCAAGGTAAATGGCAGAATCACCTTGGAGGCTGCCAATGATTCCTTCGCCCCCATTGAGGTCGGTGAGAATCAGGAACTAACGATCTGGGGATCTGTTACCTACATCATCCATCAGGCTAAATGA
- a CDS encoding LysM peptidoglycan-binding domain-containing protein produces the protein MSPNDPIARKEAQLRTKIAKLQAQQRRQKLIEDLEVPKCSKPRGFRFIHAFLVVLGLHVAAVGGFFGLSALRKMHTSDKMALTEKAPAYAGVPNPEPQSVTSSAPNHTPKRSEGSNSKHYASLAKKKNTEDAVAASSPVRASAPVTESPKKEQDPVQQSVQKITPAIKALFTHQPALKSTPSSKTSGVADALATMGSHDSADASTSSVVAPSHPRPPNPSSYVVGPGDTLSKVASMMGIPAAKIREANGLESGNSLRVGQKLAIPSLDKTPPPLQLVEKEPESTPKKSDPPETFTPKLERIAPNGVYTVQRGDNSYSIAHRLGVSFTDLMTANNITNPADVTIGMHLKVPSGALASN, from the coding sequence TTGAGTCCTAATGACCCGATCGCCAGAAAAGAGGCCCAGCTACGGACCAAAATAGCGAAGCTTCAGGCTCAACAACGCCGCCAGAAACTCATTGAGGATCTGGAGGTGCCCAAGTGCTCCAAACCCAGGGGTTTTCGTTTCATCCATGCCTTCCTAGTTGTCCTGGGTCTCCATGTCGCAGCCGTTGGAGGCTTCTTCGGACTCTCTGCGCTGAGAAAGATGCACACCTCAGACAAAATGGCCCTGACTGAGAAAGCCCCAGCCTATGCAGGCGTGCCAAATCCTGAGCCTCAATCTGTCACTAGTTCAGCCCCAAATCATACTCCCAAACGCTCTGAAGGAAGCAACTCCAAGCACTACGCGAGCCTCGCCAAGAAAAAGAATACCGAGGATGCCGTAGCTGCCTCATCACCAGTGAGGGCATCGGCACCAGTAACCGAAAGCCCCAAGAAGGAGCAAGATCCAGTGCAGCAATCCGTCCAAAAGATCACCCCTGCAATCAAGGCACTCTTCACGCACCAGCCTGCACTGAAATCAACACCATCATCTAAGACCTCTGGTGTGGCTGATGCCCTTGCAACCATGGGAAGTCATGATTCTGCGGATGCATCCACCTCATCTGTGGTAGCCCCTTCTCATCCCCGTCCCCCAAACCCTTCGAGCTACGTCGTGGGGCCTGGAGACACCCTCTCCAAGGTAGCCTCCATGATGGGTATCCCCGCCGCGAAAATCAGAGAAGCAAATGGCCTGGAATCCGGCAACAGCCTGCGAGTCGGGCAAAAGCTAGCCATCCCTAGCCTGGACAAGACTCCACCTCCGCTCCAACTCGTGGAGAAAGAGCCCGAGAGCACTCCTAAAAAATCGGATCCCCCTGAAACCTTCACCCCGAAGCTAGAGCGCATAGCTCCCAACGGGGTCTACACAGTCCAACGTGGGGACAACTCCTACTCAATCGCCCATCGCCTCGGTGTCTCATTCACCGACCTGATGACTGCGAACAACATCACCAACCCAGCTGATGTGACGATCGGCATGCATCTCAAGGTGCCCAGCGGTGCTCTGGCCTCTAACTGA
- a CDS encoding ASCH domain-containing protein, which produces MESRSILISIHPCYTDQILSGKKRIEFRRCWAAYPVDKIVIYATSPVQHIVAVARVKKVTIASPNKLCELSAKVGGGISKNKLTAYLHGKKKAYGIELTTVRPFKKPLLPINIFGKRFRAPQSFSYVNKKDMIRLEKHLN; this is translated from the coding sequence ATGGAAAGTAGATCAATTCTGATATCCATTCATCCGTGTTATACTGACCAGATTCTTTCAGGTAAAAAGCGTATTGAATTTAGGCGCTGTTGGGCAGCGTATCCTGTCGACAAAATCGTGATTTACGCTACGAGCCCGGTTCAACATATAGTTGCTGTTGCTCGCGTCAAAAAAGTTACGATAGCCTCACCAAATAAATTATGCGAACTTTCAGCTAAAGTCGGCGGAGGAATCTCCAAAAACAAACTTACCGCATACCTTCATGGCAAGAAAAAGGCCTACGGCATCGAGCTAACCACCGTACGCCCGTTTAAAAAACCTTTGCTGCCTATAAATATCTTTGGGAAGAGATTCCGGGCTCCTCAATCTTTTAGTTACGTTAATAAAAAAGACATGATCCGCTTGGAAAAACATCTCAATTAA
- a CDS encoding L,D-transpeptidase, whose product MCLFGLFSCQSQGEEANRAIEQTTLVVSVRDQKMALIKEGRPLVMYPVSTSRFGTGDRPGSYATPLGQLVVRKKIGKGCRLGTVFKTRIPTGEVLPPNAPGRDPIVSRILWLDGLEPQNRHAFARCIYIHGTPQENLLGKPVSYGCIRMRSKDVVSLADSLPTGTQVIITSDHLPKEHAAHQRLLAAVF is encoded by the coding sequence ATGTGCCTTTTCGGCCTCTTCTCATGCCAGTCGCAGGGTGAGGAAGCAAATCGCGCAATTGAGCAAACAACTCTCGTCGTTAGCGTACGGGATCAGAAGATGGCGCTCATCAAGGAAGGTCGTCCACTTGTGATGTATCCCGTCTCGACATCCCGATTCGGAACCGGAGACAGACCGGGAAGCTACGCCACCCCACTGGGTCAACTGGTGGTACGTAAGAAGATAGGGAAGGGTTGCCGGTTGGGCACCGTCTTTAAGACAAGGATACCCACGGGCGAGGTGCTGCCTCCGAATGCACCAGGACGGGATCCCATCGTGAGTAGGATTCTTTGGCTTGATGGTCTGGAACCTCAGAACCGTCATGCCTTTGCCCGGTGCATCTATATTCATGGCACCCCACAGGAGAACCTACTTGGTAAACCCGTCAGCTACGGCTGTATCCGGATGCGCTCCAAGGATGTTGTATCCCTAGCCGATTCACTACCTACAGGGACACAAGTTATAATCACTTCCGACCATTTGCCAAAAGAGCACGCTGCTCATCAGAGACTTCTGGCGGCTGTGTTCTAA
- a CDS encoding AAA family ATPase, protein MGILFVAGVHGVGKTTICSRVGKELFIPHFTASEIIKNESLENALVDSNLQKNTNANQEILIHGVHRKLVLIGQKLILDGHFTLLNDINEIVEISIEFFNRLSLDAIVVFHDLPHLISLRLRERDGVYVDEAHIKHHQENELHHANLIATSLQIPITHLEAFDSHGFTEILLTTWPSLRPLSS, encoded by the coding sequence ATGGGTATATTATTTGTAGCTGGGGTACATGGTGTTGGTAAGACGACCATATGCAGTCGGGTCGGAAAAGAATTGTTTATACCACATTTCACCGCTAGTGAGATTATCAAGAACGAATCTTTAGAGAATGCTTTAGTCGATTCGAATTTACAAAAAAACACTAACGCAAATCAGGAAATCCTAATTCATGGAGTTCACAGGAAACTAGTGTTAATTGGTCAAAAACTTATTCTAGATGGTCATTTTACTCTTTTGAATGACATCAATGAGATCGTTGAAATCTCGATTGAGTTTTTCAATCGTCTTTCTCTCGATGCAATCGTAGTTTTCCATGATTTACCTCATTTAATCAGCCTTCGCCTAAGAGAGCGTGATGGTGTGTATGTTGATGAGGCTCATATCAAACATCATCAAGAAAATGAATTGCATCATGCCAATCTTATCGCGACGAGTCTTCAAATTCCCATTACTCATCTCGAAGCATTCGACTCCCATGGATTTACTGAGATTCTTCTAACTACATGGCCGAGTCTACGCCCCCTAAGTTCTTAA
- a CDS encoding DUF4145 domain-containing protein, whose amino-acid sequence MIKSQLLKASLSIDDFNLFVCPKCDFQLRANNKKPDFAQSADSWFCMEYADSSPEYYSGVFFLRLVCPNKECNENIYCVGNFNTKEEINTLSNQQQYTSLLFPEYFTPPIHIFKLHKVYPEDVSLALLEAFSQFWKSPSSSANSVRIAVERLMDHYKVKKYAINKKQKRVRICLDKRISFFSEKKPDVAEKLRAIKWIGNDGAHSISARKDVISSFKLMEHALEELFLKNRIHLGKLAKRINKAKKPVS is encoded by the coding sequence ATGATAAAATCACAATTACTAAAGGCTAGCTTAAGCATCGATGATTTTAATTTATTTGTATGCCCAAAGTGTGATTTTCAGCTTAGGGCTAACAATAAAAAACCTGATTTTGCTCAATCCGCTGATTCTTGGTTTTGCATGGAGTATGCTGATAGCAGTCCTGAGTATTATTCGGGAGTATTTTTTTTACGACTTGTATGTCCAAATAAAGAATGTAATGAAAATATATATTGTGTCGGAAACTTTAACACTAAAGAGGAAATTAATACCTTGTCCAATCAACAACAATACACATCTTTATTATTTCCGGAATATTTCACTCCTCCAATACACATCTTTAAATTACATAAAGTATATCCAGAAGATGTTTCTCTGGCTTTACTTGAGGCCTTTTCTCAATTTTGGAAAAGCCCATCATCTTCAGCTAATTCTGTTCGTATTGCTGTGGAAAGATTAATGGATCACTATAAGGTTAAAAAGTATGCTATAAATAAAAAACAAAAGAGGGTTAGAATATGTCTTGATAAAAGAATTTCTTTTTTTAGTGAAAAGAAGCCTGATGTTGCAGAAAAGCTCAGAGCAATTAAGTGGATAGGAAATGATGGAGCACATTCTATTTCTGCCAGGAAGGATGTTATCAGTTCATTCAAACTGATGGAACATGCACTTGAAGAGTTGTTTTTGAAAAACCGGATCCATCTTGGAAAACTTGCTAAAAGGATTAACAAAGCAAAAAAGCCAGTTAGTTAG
- a CDS encoding caspase family protein, translating to MIKRYFNIGLFIIIFFVNFATAQVPTQEQCQQADAQLNQVYQQLRGTLSTDQKQQLKLAQRDWIKQRDAFVAANPGNPQGALYQATMQRAQQLGLILGKTPQNGMPSSAESISKMPLDIRIDEKAVYPTPQVNDQKWIISTTSSDNESLIAVAHPELVKIWTKNYESLVRSINCRADALRIIPGTHILLTIGKPLDAENTTTGTEINAMCPVATYWNIEDGSKLASFTLVCPKGVDVPYITGDCHHVIFCNNERTDLDRVTFYETKLPLVDLEDRSLKSSGDIRFADPQKKWGDISINVVGNHDKIKSRFPEIDGSLDKSGRISSDLINESAKNLRNSGEILIENLSINQDGTKFCIMGKGLVRIVEFEIGVAKEIKIPDQWIAISGAFSSDGSHLAVLASPADAGQQQEGNIVFKGFVIDLNNQTVLFESTIPAGIVPAVCSGKPEIQWIRDKIYISDGAIFDSKFSLQQQIKGLFLPTSPLKSEVLVKAVEAGKTSPRGKPTVLSLALYDLNNLESASDLKLKDSENGDGALPFYGDPTCPNLSPFDISPNCDAIIKSWKYWRGGGGLCFANSAINQSFENLLSGRMPTFASFLPNGNILCVELTEKGSETQIVIIDPTQPQKALSVLKTPIIFSLKISPDRKSFYGIQKSGFVVRYEIRDNAVLPCAEYLSNSRDSLVITPEFIYLSHGNPNNLLRFTKKAESYPLEQFDLRLNRPDIVLERLGAPKEAIETAKSLRDKRLKRMGVTEEMLKPDFHLPELQVVGEVPATTAKVQLDLQIKATDDKYPLDRLRVYVNNVPVNGRDGELLRDQKTQTLEKTIPIKLASGRNKIQVSVLNSAGAESLYANAELNCTAERPKPKLYAVSLGVSQYDRPEWCLKYAAKDATDLINKLKEKASTSYSEVKPLLLTDKEVTKDSVAKIKEFLSGATIDDTVLIFMAGHGLLDDKYDYYFGTTDIDPAKPSERGMPYEAIDNILAEVPSLKKALLMDTCHAGELDDDEKKELAASDGAATPSAIPASDTNSSPMAGKVAMRSIGTRGMSVKAVEGAKGKSDWYEKLQDMFVDLRRGSGATVISSSQGAEYAFESSEQSNGLFTYALMEALDGKATPNKEGQINISSIGDYVKKRVQDLTKGKQNPNLRGVNLEEDFVLGTAK from the coding sequence ATGATAAAAAGATATTTCAATATCGGATTATTTATAATAATATTCTTTGTTAATTTTGCCACCGCCCAAGTCCCTACCCAAGAGCAATGCCAGCAGGCCGATGCCCAGCTGAATCAGGTCTATCAGCAGCTCAGGGGGACTCTGAGTACGGATCAGAAACAGCAGTTGAAGCTAGCCCAGAGGGATTGGATCAAGCAGAGGGATGCATTTGTTGCTGCTAATCCGGGTAATCCTCAAGGAGCGCTCTATCAAGCAACGATGCAGAGGGCACAACAACTAGGATTAATTCTCGGAAAGACGCCACAAAATGGAATGCCCTCGTCAGCGGAGAGCATTTCCAAGATGCCACTCGATATTCGAATCGATGAGAAAGCGGTTTATCCGACTCCACAGGTCAATGATCAGAAATGGATAATAAGTACCACTTCCTCTGATAATGAAAGCCTGATTGCAGTAGCTCATCCAGAACTGGTGAAAATCTGGACAAAAAATTATGAATCGCTCGTAAGAAGTATCAATTGCAGAGCCGATGCGCTTAGAATTATTCCAGGAACGCATATTCTTCTAACCATTGGAAAACCTTTGGATGCTGAAAATACCACCACGGGCACAGAGATCAATGCAATGTGTCCCGTTGCGACATACTGGAACATTGAGGATGGATCCAAGTTGGCGAGTTTTACCCTCGTGTGTCCAAAAGGGGTAGATGTTCCCTATATTACGGGAGATTGCCATCACGTTATCTTTTGCAATAATGAAAGAACGGACTTGGATCGTGTGACCTTCTACGAAACCAAGTTGCCCTTGGTAGACCTTGAAGATCGTTCCTTAAAATCCTCCGGAGATATCCGTTTTGCTGACCCTCAGAAAAAGTGGGGAGACATATCAATTAATGTGGTGGGAAATCACGATAAGATTAAAAGCCGATTCCCGGAAATAGACGGTTCTCTCGATAAAAGTGGAAGAATTAGTAGTGATCTCATTAATGAATCCGCAAAAAATCTACGCAATTCTGGAGAGATTCTTATAGAAAATCTCTCGATCAATCAGGATGGGACAAAATTCTGCATCATGGGAAAGGGGCTCGTTCGTATTGTGGAATTCGAAATTGGAGTAGCAAAAGAAATCAAAATTCCCGATCAATGGATTGCTATTAGTGGTGCCTTTTCTTCTGATGGAAGTCATCTTGCTGTGCTGGCATCTCCAGCAGACGCGGGACAACAGCAAGAGGGAAACATCGTCTTCAAGGGATTCGTTATCGATCTCAACAATCAGACGGTGCTATTTGAGAGTACAATTCCAGCGGGAATTGTTCCCGCTGTGTGTTCAGGCAAACCTGAAATCCAATGGATCAGAGATAAAATATATATCTCCGATGGTGCAATCTTTGATTCGAAATTCTCACTCCAACAGCAAATCAAGGGGCTTTTTCTACCAACTTCCCCCTTGAAATCAGAGGTTCTTGTTAAAGCGGTCGAAGCTGGCAAGACGTCACCCCGCGGAAAGCCAACGGTCTTATCACTTGCGCTCTACGACCTCAATAATCTTGAGTCTGCTTCAGATTTGAAGCTGAAAGATTCAGAAAATGGTGATGGTGCATTGCCTTTTTACGGAGATCCCACATGCCCAAACCTGTCTCCATTTGATATCTCGCCGAATTGCGACGCGATCATCAAGTCTTGGAAGTATTGGAGGGGTGGCGGAGGGCTTTGTTTTGCGAATTCCGCAATCAACCAGTCTTTTGAGAACCTGCTATCTGGCAGGATGCCAACATTTGCCTCTTTTCTTCCAAACGGAAATATTCTGTGTGTTGAATTGACCGAAAAAGGTAGTGAAACACAGATTGTCATTATAGACCCAACTCAACCTCAAAAAGCATTATCAGTTCTCAAAACGCCGATTATCTTTTCATTAAAGATATCTCCTGATCGAAAGTCATTTTACGGGATTCAGAAGAGCGGATTCGTGGTTCGATATGAGATCCGTGATAATGCTGTGCTGCCCTGCGCGGAGTACCTATCAAACAGTCGTGACTCTTTGGTAATTACTCCAGAATTCATTTATCTTTCGCATGGCAACCCCAACAATCTCCTTCGTTTCACCAAAAAAGCAGAGTCCTACCCACTTGAGCAATTCGATCTTCGCCTGAACCGCCCCGACATCGTTTTAGAGCGATTGGGGGCTCCGAAGGAGGCCATCGAGACGGCTAAATCCCTCCGCGACAAACGCCTGAAGCGCATGGGAGTCACCGAGGAAATGCTGAAGCCTGACTTCCATCTCCCTGAGCTCCAAGTCGTGGGCGAGGTACCTGCGACAACTGCTAAGGTTCAGCTTGATCTCCAGATCAAGGCCACCGATGACAAGTATCCCCTCGATCGTCTGCGGGTCTACGTGAACAACGTCCCTGTGAATGGCCGTGACGGGGAACTCCTCCGTGATCAGAAGACCCAGACCTTAGAGAAAACCATCCCGATCAAGCTTGCCTCTGGCCGCAATAAGATCCAGGTCTCCGTCCTCAACAGCGCCGGTGCGGAATCCCTCTATGCCAATGCCGAGTTGAACTGCACGGCTGAACGTCCCAAGCCCAAGCTCTACGCCGTGTCCCTCGGAGTCTCCCAGTACGACCGCCCCGAGTGGTGCCTCAAGTACGCTGCCAAGGACGCCACTGACCTGATCAACAAGCTCAAGGAGAAGGCCAGCACCTCCTACTCAGAGGTGAAGCCCCTGCTTCTCACGGACAAGGAGGTCACCAAGGATAGCGTCGCCAAGATCAAGGAGTTCCTCTCGGGGGCAACCATTGATGACACCGTTCTGATCTTCATGGCGGGCCACGGCCTCCTCGATGACAAATACGACTACTACTTCGGCACTACTGACATCGACCCGGCCAAGCCATCAGAGCGTGGGATGCCCTACGAGGCGATCGACAACATCCTCGCTGAGGTTCCATCGCTCAAGAAAGCCCTCCTCATGGATACCTGCCACGCCGGAGAACTGGATGACGATGAGAAGAAGGAACTCGCCGCATCCGACGGAGCGGCAACCCCCTCCGCAATCCCAGCTTCAGACACCAACTCATCTCCAATGGCTGGCAAAGTCGCCATGCGTTCCATCGGCACACGTGGGATGAGCGTAAAGGCCGTGGAAGGAGCCAAGGGCAAGAGCGACTGGTACGAGAAGCTCCAGGATATGTTCGTCGATCTTCGCAGGGGAAGCGGAGCCACGGTCATCTCCTCCTCACAGGGAGCGGAATACGCCTTCGAGAGTAGTGAACAATCCAACGGCCTCTTCACCTACGCCCTCATGGAAGCCCTTGATGGCAAAGCCACCCCCAACAAAGAGGGCCAAATCAACATCAGCAGCATCGGAGACTACGTCAAAAAACGCGTCCAAGACCTCACCAAGGGAAAACAAAACCCCAACCTCCGAGGAGTAAATCTAGAAGAAGACTTTGTTCTGGGAACAGCCAAGTGA